The Desulfonatronovibrio hydrogenovorans DSM 9292 genome includes a window with the following:
- a CDS encoding DUF5320 domain-containing protein, whose translation MPGKDRTGPLGKGPKTGLREGFCGKKMENDRDFPDRPARRQEKSAHARCRGQGRAAGQGFRDTRMSN comes from the coding sequence ATGCCAGGAAAAGACAGGACAGGGCCTTTGGGAAAGGGACCAAAAACAGGCTTGAGGGAAGGTTTTTGCGGTAAAAAAATGGAGAATGACCGAGATTTTCCGGACCGGCCAGCCAGGAGGCAAGAAAAGTCCGCCCATGCAAGGTGCCGTGGACAAGGCCGGGCAGCAGGTCAAGGATTCAGGGATACCAGGATGAGCAACTGA
- a CDS encoding AI-2E family transporter — protein MTKQEDPSILNSFQRKVISYALMITAFALIAAFIVVIFLGLRWVVTYFSDILWPLAIAGILALLLRPSVLWLEHRLKTGRIGAIAMLYGLVIVFLLLVTAMVLPVILAQAQAFMEYLPVLLEKSGSYLKKFLPVFSEWMDNFLDSISASGIVQSMFGQFQDVYEASQPALSSVGEFVGGFITLAVGLVIIPVYLFFFLLADKNPVSIMDEQLSFIPDNIRKDTAFLAREFARIMVAFFRGQILIGLIMGVLMAAGFSSVNLKFGAFLGLFIGIMNIIPYLGSILGLLTVLPLAYMQDGGGLMLLLMVLGIFVAVQLVESYLLTPKIMGRSTGLHPLAIIIAILFWGKAFGGILGMILAIPLTAFFVVAWRLVRKKYLQPDAEP, from the coding sequence ATGACAAAACAGGAAGATCCATCAATTCTCAATTCCTTTCAGCGCAAGGTGATTAGCTATGCCCTGATGATTACGGCATTTGCTCTTATTGCTGCATTCATCGTTGTTATCTTCCTTGGCCTGCGCTGGGTTGTAACATATTTTTCAGATATACTCTGGCCTCTGGCCATTGCCGGAATCCTGGCTCTGCTGCTAAGGCCTTCAGTGCTCTGGCTTGAGCATAGACTTAAAACCGGACGCATAGGGGCCATAGCCATGCTTTACGGCCTGGTTATTGTTTTTTTATTGCTGGTTACGGCCATGGTACTGCCGGTGATATTAGCCCAGGCCCAGGCCTTTATGGAGTACCTGCCGGTTCTACTGGAAAAATCGGGTAGTTACCTGAAAAAGTTTCTTCCTGTTTTTTCTGAATGGATGGACAATTTTCTGGACTCAATCAGTGCTTCAGGCATTGTGCAGAGCATGTTCGGGCAGTTTCAGGATGTTTATGAGGCTTCCCAGCCGGCCCTGAGCAGTGTTGGAGAATTTGTGGGCGGCTTTATTACACTGGCTGTCGGCCTTGTAATCATTCCTGTTTATCTGTTTTTTTTCCTGCTGGCTGATAAGAATCCGGTCAGCATTATGGATGAACAGCTCTCATTCATACCAGACAATATCCGCAAGGACACGGCCTTCCTTGCCCGGGAATTCGCCAGGATCATGGTTGCCTTTTTCCGGGGTCAGATTCTCATCGGGCTGATCATGGGAGTTCTCATGGCAGCGGGTTTTTCCTCAGTCAATCTCAAATTTGGGGCATTTCTCGGTCTGTTTATCGGAATTATGAACATAATTCCTTATCTGGGGAGCATTCTCGGCCTGCTTACAGTTCTTCCTCTGGCTTACATGCAGGATGGCGGGGGACTGATGCTACTGCTTATGGTACTGGGAATATTTGTTGCTGTGCAGCTTGTGGAAAGCTACCTGCTAACTCCAAAAATAATGGGGCGAAGCACAGGACTTCATCCTCTGGCCATAATTATTGCCATACTTTTTTGGGGCAAGGCATTTGGCGGAATACTGGGAATGATCCTGGCCATTCCTCTGACCGCCTTTTTTGTGGTGGCATGGCGCCTGGTCAGGAAAAAGTACCTGCAACCAGATGCTGAACCATGA
- a CDS encoding ABC transporter ATP-binding protein — MSRNSRFKKPVFQIRGLTKTYTMGEVTIHALRGVDMELYPGELVVLLGASGSGKSTLINILGGLDSATSGDIRYHDQPLTNAGDKVLTRFRREHVGFVFQFYNLIPSLTARENIAVITEISQDPMPPEEALDMVGLGSRMDHFPAQMSGGEQQRVAIARAIAKRPAVLMCDEPTGALDSRTGVRVLEVISRINQQLGTTTVIITHNEAISRMADRVIRISDGKISGITENPDKIPPGEISW; from the coding sequence ATGAGCCGGAATTCCAGATTCAAAAAACCAGTTTTCCAGATCAGGGGGCTGACCAAAACCTATACCATGGGGGAAGTCACCATTCACGCCCTGCGGGGTGTGGACATGGAGCTTTATCCAGGCGAACTGGTGGTCCTTCTGGGTGCTTCGGGCTCAGGCAAGTCAACCCTGATCAATATCCTGGGAGGACTCGATTCAGCCACCAGTGGTGACATCAGGTACCATGACCAGCCCCTGACCAATGCCGGGGACAAGGTCCTGACCAGGTTCAGACGGGAGCACGTTGGTTTTGTGTTTCAGTTCTACAACCTCATCCCCAGCCTCACGGCCAGGGAAAACATTGCTGTAATCACCGAAATCAGCCAGGACCCCATGCCGCCGGAAGAAGCTCTGGACATGGTCGGACTGGGCTCAAGAATGGATCATTTTCCGGCCCAGATGTCCGGCGGTGAACAGCAGAGGGTGGCCATAGCCAGGGCAATAGCCAAAAGACCGGCCGTACTCATGTGTGACGAGCCCACCGGTGCCCTTGATTCCAGAACCGGGGTCAGGGTCCTGGAAGTCATCAGCCGGATCAATCAGCAGCTTGGCACCACAACTGTGATCATCACTCATAACGAAGCCATAAGCCGAATGGCTGACCGGGTCATAAGAATAAGCGATGGAAAGATATCAGGCATAACTGAAAATCCGGACAAAATACCACCCGGAGAAATAAGCTGGTGA
- a CDS encoding MBL fold metallo-hydrolase produces MDNRIRITILVDNSAAPGLKSEHGFSAWIKAFGINILFDTGQGLALAGNAAKLGIHLDQTSHLVLSHGHYDHGGGIPMVTEQAGKAVLHLHPGAVIPRYALDRDGQVRSIGLPRKTLACLADLPDIQVCWVSKPTMLAPGIGLTGTIPRICHFENTGGEFYTDPEAKNEDPLWDDQALWINAPDGLIVVSGCAHSGIINTLTYIQKITSRQKIAAVVGGLHLLNANQPRLDLTLSLLRKISPKIIAPGHCTGTRAITMIRQKFCSAFLSCRVGSTFTLST; encoded by the coding sequence ATGGACAACAGAATCAGAATCACCATTCTGGTGGATAACTCTGCAGCTCCCGGACTGAAGTCAGAGCACGGATTTTCCGCCTGGATTAAAGCGTTTGGCATTAACATCCTCTTTGATACCGGCCAGGGTCTTGCTCTGGCCGGTAATGCAGCCAAACTGGGTATCCATCTGGACCAGACCAGCCATCTGGTCTTGAGTCATGGACACTACGACCACGGCGGAGGCATCCCCATGGTAACAGAACAGGCTGGCAAAGCAGTGCTCCACCTTCATCCCGGTGCAGTAATCCCAAGGTACGCTCTGGACAGGGACGGACAGGTCAGGTCAATAGGCTTGCCCAGAAAAACCCTTGCCTGCCTGGCTGATCTTCCGGATATCCAGGTATGCTGGGTGTCAAAACCGACCATGCTGGCTCCAGGAATTGGGCTCACCGGAACTATACCCAGGATCTGTCACTTTGAGAACACCGGAGGTGAATTCTATACTGATCCAGAAGCCAAAAATGAAGATCCGCTCTGGGATGACCAGGCACTATGGATCAATGCGCCTGACGGTCTGATAGTTGTATCAGGGTGTGCCCATTCAGGCATTATCAACACCCTGACCTACATCCAGAAAATCACTTCAAGGCAGAAAATTGCAGCTGTTGTTGGGGGCCTTCACCTCTTAAATGCAAACCAGCCCCGTCTGGACCTGACCTTAAGCCTTTTGAGAAAAATATCCCCAAAAATTATCGCCCCCGGTCACTGCACCGGAACCAGAGCTATAACCATGATCAGACAAAAATTCTGTTCTGCTTTCCTTTCCTGCCGGGTCGGTTCCACATTCACCCTGTCAACATAA
- a CDS encoding CGGC domain-containing protein gives MEKILIIGCKRAMNEVCIGCSRCLVAFNRREGKFGDYPKDAQILGLLSCGDCPGSTIVTRLAQVKLWNSPMQEVPTRVHISPCITDHCPHADEITAKIKNKAGIKVISGTHEYIPEKIFAGP, from the coding sequence ATGGAAAAAATACTGATCATCGGCTGCAAGCGAGCCATGAATGAAGTCTGTATCGGGTGTTCAAGATGTCTTGTAGCCTTTAACCGGCGGGAGGGAAAGTTTGGGGATTATCCTAAGGACGCCCAGATCCTGGGTCTGCTCAGCTGTGGAGACTGTCCAGGTTCAACCATAGTCACCAGACTGGCCCAGGTTAAGCTGTGGAACTCTCCCATGCAGGAAGTGCCCACCAGGGTCCATATCAGCCCATGTATAACTGACCATTGTCCCCATGCTGATGAAATTACCGCAAAAATAAAAAACAAAGCCGGGATAAAGGTTATTTCAGGAACTCACGAATATATTCCAGAAAAAATATTTGCCGGCCCGTAA
- a CDS encoding PP2C family protein-serine/threonine phosphatase — protein sequence MYSSISLYARSCKGNFRQENQDFFLVKMISPTRAILAVADGVGGSKNGKLAAFSAVDFINKHLTRFPLDLRQMADVASKAGEMITALNTARADSDPMGTTLTAVAVDGLEAGWVHVGDSRVHQLRVKGSLETITQDHRFIQELINTGELSPAQALTHPMKNILDQCLGCPDLKPDTGRIKLSPGDHILLTTDGLHDHVQASQMVSAFLPTRALDETADILLKQAIKNNSRDNLCLAIARLE from the coding sequence GTGTATTCATCAATCAGCCTTTATGCCAGGAGCTGCAAAGGTAATTTTCGACAGGAAAATCAGGATTTTTTCCTGGTCAAAATGATCAGCCCAACCCGGGCCATCCTGGCAGTGGCTGACGGGGTGGGCGGCTCAAAGAATGGAAAACTGGCTGCATTTTCTGCTGTGGATTTCATTAATAAACACCTAACCAGGTTTCCTTTAGACCTGAGACAGATGGCTGATGTGGCAAGCAAGGCCGGTGAGATGATTACTGCCCTCAATACTGCCCGGGCCGACAGTGACCCCATGGGAACAACCCTGACGGCTGTGGCTGTTGATGGCCTTGAAGCTGGATGGGTTCATGTGGGAGACTCCAGGGTCCACCAGTTGAGGGTTAAAGGCTCTCTTGAAACCATCACTCAGGATCATAGATTTATCCAGGAACTGATCAATACCGGAGAATTAAGCCCGGCCCAGGCATTGACCCATCCCATGAAAAACATTCTGGACCAGTGCCTGGGCTGTCCGGATTTGAAACCAGATACTGGAAGGATCAAACTCTCACCTGGGGATCATATCCTCCTGACTACCGATGGCCTGCATGACCATGTCCAGGCCAGTCAGATGGTTTCTGCATTTTTACCCACCCGGGCCCTGGACGAAACTGCTGACATACTGCTCAAACAGGCCATTAAAAATAACAGCAGAGATAACCTGTGTCTGGCCATTGCCAGACTGGAGTAA
- a CDS encoding AbiV family abortive infection protein has translation MSTDLKQYKGPLETSRIVAGMNAAAMNARRLANDARILVDSGGLASGASLAALAIEEAGKVSILRELALARNQEDLKDAWKRYRSHRSKNTHWILPQLAASGASNLEELRQVVDPKSDHPALLDRIKQIGFYTDCLGEAHWSIPAEVIDESLAMYLVSTAELLSPSRQFTELEVELWKKHVGPVWKGDMRWMKKALVQWGEDMVANGLMDDSEKFKRFVNAQPKSNEA, from the coding sequence ATGTCTACTGACCTAAAGCAATACAAGGGACCACTAGAGACAAGCCGGATCGTAGCTGGAATGAATGCGGCGGCAATGAATGCGCGCCGATTGGCCAATGACGCTAGGATTCTAGTGGACTCAGGAGGTCTTGCCTCCGGGGCCTCCCTCGCAGCTCTTGCAATTGAAGAGGCCGGGAAGGTTTCTATTCTTCGAGAACTCGCACTCGCTCGCAATCAGGAGGATCTCAAAGACGCCTGGAAGCGGTATCGCTCTCATCGGTCCAAAAACACACATTGGATTCTGCCGCAGCTTGCAGCTTCCGGTGCTTCCAATTTGGAGGAGCTTCGCCAAGTCGTTGACCCTAAATCAGACCACCCAGCACTGCTGGATCGCATTAAACAAATTGGATTCTATACTGATTGCCTTGGTGAAGCGCACTGGTCTATTCCAGCGGAGGTCATTGACGAAAGCCTTGCAATGTATCTTGTATCAACCGCGGAGCTGCTTTCACCTTCTCGACAGTTTACAGAGCTGGAGGTTGAACTTTGGAAAAAGCACGTTGGGCCTGTTTGGAAAGGGGACATGCGCTGGATGAAGAAAGCTCTTGTGCAATGGGGTGAGGATATGGTCGCAAACGGCCTGATGGATGATTCGGAAAAGTTCAAAAGATTTGTCAATGCTCAGCCAAAATCAAACGAAGCCTAA
- a CDS encoding protein kinase domain-containing protein: MASFDDRRNWDRTHPSDWPVCVVQTNTLPASTDRCGDDLFLLYADLLNYSPGGALLQCPFHLPQGTDHIVSLPEKLGSSWIHHQARVAWTAAKGTEEHHMGVQFTGKAPEKTRKDYPSGIKSPSPSDLLFLMNLELFRSISRVSLSALLNALVKIRVSPGQRLITRGEPGDCLYLIQEGSFLVFVETREEAFQVIARLRPGDVVGEMSVLTGEPRTANVDAETQGVIWKLEKDQFNGLALTNPDLRMFLTEVMANRFDTSLFIGDRTVGKYILTRRIGKGSWGIVYLGMHRLLKMPAAIKMMKHDLAMEPHFLKIFRQEAETIARIRHQNVVCVYDIEEIYRTIFIIMEYLEGMPLREYLKKIGQLPVELCVKILLQICQGLSCAHSYSIVHRDIKPENIFLLENNQVKILDFGLACPSGTEDMSIAGTVFYSPPEQIQGSPVDHRSDLYSLGIMAYEMLIGARPYPEDDIAKLMDMHCHADIPDPCNLMPDIPCDLRNFILKCCRRDPDLRFQCAEEAGKMLQKLSCSLPDQPFKKIAPRSVTSLLISHSPEQKIALDELIRELGSKAAGMGISIHMTQFSDF; this comes from the coding sequence ATGGCGTCTTTTGATGACCGGCGAAACTGGGACAGAACCCATCCATCGGACTGGCCGGTCTGCGTTGTGCAGACTAATACCCTTCCGGCCAGTACGGACCGGTGCGGGGATGATCTATTTCTCCTTTATGCTGACCTGCTGAACTATTCTCCTGGAGGGGCTCTTTTACAATGTCCTTTTCATCTGCCTCAAGGCACAGACCACATTGTTTCATTACCTGAAAAGCTTGGCAGCAGCTGGATCCACCACCAGGCCAGGGTGGCCTGGACAGCTGCCAAAGGAACTGAAGAGCATCACATGGGAGTCCAGTTCACAGGCAAGGCTCCAGAGAAAACCAGGAAGGATTATCCTTCCGGAATCAAAAGCCCCTCACCTTCTGACCTGCTCTTTTTGATGAATCTCGAGCTGTTCAGATCCATTTCCCGGGTCAGCCTGAGTGCCCTGCTTAATGCCCTTGTCAAGATCCGGGTCAGCCCGGGCCAGAGACTGATCACCAGAGGTGAACCAGGAGACTGTCTCTATCTTATTCAGGAAGGCAGTTTCCTGGTTTTTGTAGAAACCAGGGAAGAGGCTTTTCAGGTTATTGCCAGGCTTAGACCTGGGGATGTGGTCGGAGAAATGTCTGTCCTGACCGGTGAACCCAGGACAGCCAATGTGGATGCTGAAACCCAGGGGGTCATCTGGAAGCTGGAAAAGGATCAGTTCAACGGCCTGGCTCTGACCAATCCTGACCTGAGAATGTTTTTGACTGAAGTCATGGCTAACCGCTTTGACACAAGTCTGTTCATCGGAGACAGGACCGTCGGAAAATACATTTTGACCAGAAGGATTGGCAAAGGAAGCTGGGGTATTGTTTATCTTGGAATGCACAGGCTGCTCAAGATGCCGGCAGCCATAAAAATGATGAAGCATGATCTGGCCATGGAGCCTCATTTCCTGAAGATATTCAGGCAGGAAGCTGAAACCATTGCCCGGATCAGGCATCAGAATGTTGTCTGTGTCTATGATATTGAGGAAATATACAGGACCATCTTCATCATCATGGAGTATCTTGAGGGAATGCCTTTGAGGGAATACCTTAAGAAAATCGGTCAGCTCCCAGTGGAACTGTGTGTCAAAATCCTCCTCCAGATATGCCAAGGCCTCAGCTGTGCCCATAGTTACAGTATCGTCCACCGGGACATCAAACCTGAAAACATCTTTCTTCTGGAAAACAACCAGGTCAAAATCCTTGACTTCGGACTGGCCTGCCCTTCAGGCACAGAAGATATGAGTATCGCAGGCACTGTATTCTACTCACCGCCAGAGCAGATCCAGGGATCTCCAGTCGACCACAGGTCTGATTTATATTCCCTGGGCATCATGGCCTATGAAATGCTCATCGGTGCCAGACCTTATCCTGAAGATGACATAGCTAAACTCATGGACATGCATTGCCATGCCGATATTCCTGATCCCTGCAACCTTATGCCGGACATTCCATGCGATTTGCGCAATTTTATATTGAAATGCTGCCGGCGAGATCCTGACCTGCGTTTCCAGTGTGCAGAAGAAGCCGGGAAAATGCTCCAGAAACTTTCCTGCTCTCTCCCTGATCAGCCTTTCAAAAAAATCGCCCCTCGTTCAGTTACATCCCTGCTGATCTCACATTCTCCTGAACAGAAAATCGCCCTGGATGAACTCATCAGAGAACTGGGGTCAAAAGCAGCAGGGATGGGCATCAGTATCCATATGACCCAATTCAGTGATTTTTAG
- a CDS encoding efflux RND transporter periplasmic adaptor subunit, with the protein MSIKKKIFLFLAGAVMISLLVVAVLPSPVPVNVDRVQLGYFAEYVEDEGFTSLRFTHAISAPISGYLHRITLEPGDVVAAGDTLLAMESLPAPALDRRARDQARENLEAARARFMAAKAEHENLEHGTSLARKELERHARLYEQGVISLATLDRVRNDLDRSISAQDAAQANVQAAGYEMENARAALEVASGARSGENQLLTVKSPVNAVILNRERYQEGVIHAGEFILEMGRLDELEVQVDLLSIHAVRVRPGMRVILEHWGGPGDLEGKVRLVEPAGFKKVSALGVDEQRVPVLVEITSARDEWLGLGHGYRVEAKFILWEDDQTTFIPTSSLFRLDNNWHVFVVQGERAGLRQVVPGRRSGLNTQILEGLEPGELIITHPGDRIRPGIRVNPESG; encoded by the coding sequence ATGAGCATAAAAAAGAAAATATTCCTTTTCCTGGCTGGCGCAGTCATGATCAGCCTTCTGGTTGTTGCGGTCCTGCCTTCTCCTGTTCCGGTCAATGTCGACCGGGTCCAGCTGGGCTATTTTGCCGAATACGTTGAGGATGAAGGGTTTACCTCACTCAGGTTCACCCATGCCATATCCGCCCCCATCAGCGGATACCTGCACAGGATAACCCTTGAACCTGGGGATGTGGTGGCTGCCGGGGATACCCTCCTGGCCATGGAATCCCTGCCAGCTCCGGCCCTGGACAGGAGGGCCCGGGATCAGGCCAGGGAAAACCTCGAAGCTGCCAGGGCCAGATTCATGGCTGCCAAGGCTGAACATGAAAACCTTGAACATGGCACCAGCCTTGCCCGAAAAGAGCTGGAACGCCATGCCAGACTTTATGAGCAGGGTGTCATCTCCCTGGCCACCCTGGATCGGGTCCGGAATGATCTGGACCGGAGCATTTCAGCTCAAGATGCAGCCCAGGCCAATGTTCAGGCTGCCGGCTATGAGATGGAAAATGCCAGGGCAGCCCTGGAAGTTGCCAGTGGGGCCAGGTCCGGGGAAAACCAGCTCCTGACTGTCAAGTCACCGGTTAATGCTGTGATTCTGAACAGGGAGCGATACCAGGAAGGTGTAATCCATGCCGGAGAATTTATTCTGGAAATGGGAAGGCTGGACGAACTCGAAGTTCAGGTTGACCTTTTGTCCATACATGCTGTCCGGGTTCGTCCCGGCATGCGGGTGATCCTTGAGCACTGGGGCGGACCAGGTGATCTTGAAGGAAAGGTACGCCTGGTGGAACCAGCCGGATTTAAAAAGGTGTCAGCCTTGGGGGTTGACGAGCAGCGGGTTCCCGTTCTTGTGGAGATTACCTCGGCCAGGGATGAATGGCTGGGTCTGGGGCACGGCTACCGGGTGGAAGCCAAATTCATCCTCTGGGAAGACGACCAGACCACATTCATTCCCACCAGCTCCCTTTTCCGCCTGGACAACAACTGGCATGTATTTGTTGTCCAGGGAGAACGCGCCGGGCTCCGACAGGTTGTTCCCGGCAGGCGCAGCGGGCTGAATACCCAGATCCTGGAAGGTCTTGAACCTGGTGAGCTGATCATCACCCACCCTGGAGACCGGATCAGACCGGGAATCAGGGTTAATCCGGAATCAGGATGA
- a CDS encoding ABC transporter permease, protein MRAIHQKLVRDILTMKGQVLAIAIVIGSGVMVLIFFATSLDAVTQSRNHFYQTHNFAHIFSEAKRAPEIMAQRLKEIPGVNIVETRVRASARLEVQGFQDPITATILSIPQGRQPDLNRLHLRQGSLPQPDQLGQAVVSEAFALAHDLNTGDRIRAIIKGRMQTLTITGLALSPEFVYQIGPADLIPDYERYAVLWMNRRELANAFDLDGAFNSVSLTVQTRAQEKQVMDALDQILAPYGGVGSYDREDQPSNRILTDELQQLRTMAIVLPAIFLGVSAFLLNILLARIVRTQRQQIAVLKAFGYGNAAIGLHYALFTGLIVVIGSVLGVAFGAWAADGISELYAEYFRFPEMSFRIRPGTVGLAVLVALGAGLLGAARAVIEATGQAPAEAMRPPSPERFSLGLIERSFLGKLLDQPGKIIIRNISRHRLKTSMSILGIALSGSLLLLGSYQFGSVNHMLDIQYRKIQKMDLHLSFNDVVSQRAKSTLLALPGVHHVETYRSVQVRLSHGQRDYRTSILGLDKNPELRPVLDSSLQSVDIPQEGLLLTWYLADYLGLALGDLVRVEVMEGHRKTIDIPLAGIVEEPIGVSAYMNRIALNRVMREGPAISGAWLLTDQSMHPDLFARLWEFPGVAGISILSRSEDNIRGYIQDTVLYFMLILLILAGSIAFAMVYNNARIAFAERARELATLRVLGFTRTEVAWILIGEIILISIISIPLGWLLGAGFALLLNQAMSSDLFRLPFVMEPEIFAFSAGGVLLASALSLFSITRKINKLDMVLALKTE, encoded by the coding sequence GTGAGGGCCATTCACCAAAAACTCGTCCGGGATATCCTGACCATGAAGGGCCAGGTCCTGGCCATTGCCATTGTCATCGGCAGCGGGGTGATGGTCCTGATTTTTTTTGCCACATCCCTGGATGCTGTAACCCAGTCCAGAAACCACTTCTACCAGACCCACAATTTTGCCCATATCTTCAGTGAAGCCAAGCGTGCCCCGGAAATCATGGCCCAGCGCCTCAAAGAAATTCCCGGAGTCAATATTGTCGAAACCAGGGTCAGGGCTTCGGCCCGCCTGGAAGTCCAGGGATTCCAAGACCCCATTACTGCGACCATCCTGTCCATTCCCCAGGGTCGTCAGCCTGATCTCAACCGTCTCCATCTGCGTCAGGGTTCTCTGCCCCAGCCTGATCAGCTGGGGCAGGCAGTGGTCAGCGAGGCCTTTGCCCTGGCCCATGATCTGAATACCGGAGACCGGATCCGGGCCATCATCAAGGGGCGCATGCAGACCCTGACCATCACCGGTCTGGCCCTGTCTCCTGAGTTTGTCTACCAGATAGGCCCAGCTGATCTGATCCCGGACTATGAAAGGTATGCTGTCCTCTGGATGAACCGCCGGGAACTGGCCAATGCCTTTGACCTTGACGGTGCCTTTAACAGTGTCAGCCTGACCGTTCAGACCAGGGCCCAAGAAAAACAGGTCATGGATGCTCTGGACCAGATCCTGGCTCCTTACGGAGGTGTGGGATCATATGACCGGGAGGATCAGCCTTCAAACCGGATCCTCACTGATGAACTTCAACAGCTCAGAACCATGGCCATTGTCCTTCCAGCGATATTTCTCGGTGTTTCAGCATTTCTGCTGAACATACTCCTGGCCCGCATCGTCCGGACCCAGAGGCAGCAAATCGCTGTTCTCAAAGCCTTTGGTTACGGCAATGCTGCAATAGGGCTGCACTACGCTCTGTTCACCGGGCTGATAGTTGTCATAGGTTCGGTCCTTGGCGTTGCATTTGGAGCCTGGGCAGCCGACGGAATATCAGAGCTTTACGCAGAATACTTCAGGTTTCCGGAGATGAGTTTCAGGATCAGGCCCGGAACTGTCGGCCTGGCCGTGCTGGTAGCTTTGGGTGCCGGGCTGCTGGGTGCTGCCAGGGCGGTTATTGAAGCCACTGGCCAGGCTCCGGCTGAAGCAATGCGTCCCCCGTCTCCGGAACGGTTTTCCCTGGGTCTGATTGAAAGATCCTTTCTGGGAAAACTCCTGGATCAACCCGGAAAAATCATCATTAGGAACATTTCCCGGCACAGGCTCAAAACTTCCATGTCCATACTGGGCATTGCCCTTTCCGGATCCCTGCTCCTCCTGGGAAGCTATCAGTTCGGTTCGGTCAACCATATGCTGGACATCCAGTACCGCAAGATTCAAAAGATGGATCTGCACCTGAGCTTCAACGACGTGGTCTCCCAAAGGGCCAAATCCACCCTCCTGGCCCTGCCCGGAGTCCACCATGTTGAAACCTACCGCAGTGTCCAGGTCCGCCTGAGCCACGGACAAAGGGACTACAGGACCTCCATCCTGGGTCTGGACAAAAATCCTGAACTCAGGCCTGTACTTGACTCAAGTCTCCAATCTGTGGACATTCCCCAGGAAGGACTCCTGCTTACATGGTATCTGGCTGATTACCTGGGCCTGGCCCTGGGAGACCTGGTCAGGGTCGAAGTAATGGAAGGCCACAGAAAGACCATTGACATCCCCCTGGCCGGGATCGTGGAAGAGCCCATAGGCGTCAGCGCATACATGAACAGAATTGCCCTGAACAGGGTCATGCGTGAAGGTCCGGCCATTTCTGGAGCCTGGCTCCTGACCGACCAGTCCATGCATCCGGACCTTTTTGCCAGACTCTGGGAGTTTCCAGGGGTGGCAGGAATAAGTATCCTTTCCAGGTCTGAGGACAATATAAGGGGCTACATCCAGGATACTGTACTCTATTTCATGCTCATTCTCCTGATCCTGGCCGGATCAATAGCCTTTGCCATGGTGTACAATAATGCCCGGATTGCCTTTGCTGAAAGAGCCAGAGAGCTTGCCACCTTAAGGGTGCTGGGCTTTACCAGGACAGAAGTGGCCTGGATACTCATTGGGGAGATTATCCTGATTTCCATAATTTCCATTCCCCTGGGATGGTTGCTGGGTGCCGGCTTTGCCCTGCTGCTGAACCAGGCCATGAGCTCCGACCTTTTCCGGCTGCCCTTTGTCATGGAACCTGAAATATTTGCTTTTTCTGCCGGAGGGGTATTGCTGGCCTCAGCCCTGTCCCTGTTCTCCATTACCAGAAAGATAAACAAACTGGATATGGTCCTGGCCTTAAAAACCGAGTGA